The genome window GAAATTCTCGATCGCGATGATCACCAGAAACAAATTGTTGCAGAATTCGACTCGGAAACGTTAGAAAAGTTCAAGCGCCAAGCAGCACGCAAAATTTCCGAACGAACAAAAATTCCTGGTTTCCGCCCGGGAAAGGCTCCTTACGAGATGGTTCGTCGCATTGTTGGCGATGGTGTGATCCTTGAAGAGGCCATTGAGATTCTGATAGATGAAGCATACCCAAAAATTCTGGATGAAACCAAAATCGAACCTTACGGGCCAGGAAAATTGGACGAAATCATCAGCATGGAGCCTCCCAAATTTTCTTTCCTGATTCCATTACAACCCGAAGTGGATTTGGGAAATTATCGTGAAATCCGGGAAGAATACACTCCGCCAGAGGTTGCTGACGAAGACGTGGAAAAAATTCTCAACCGTTTGCGCCGTCGCGCAGGCACCGCAGTTCCTGTAGAACGTCCTGCACAACAAGGCGATCTGGTTGCCATTAAGATGTCTGCTCATCTGATCAATCCGGAAGAAGGACAGGAGAAAATCCTCATCGAAGAGAACAATTTTGAAATGATTGCCGGTGTTTCTGAAGAGCATACTGATGAAGAAGGTTATGAATGGCCCTTCCCTGGCTTTGTACAGGAACTGATTGGGGTTTCCGCTGGAGAGAAGAAAGTTGTCAAACATACTTTCAGTGCGAGCGATTTTTCCGATGACCTTGCCGGGCAAGAAGCAGAATTTGTCTTTGAGGTGGAGAGCGTAAAAGAAATTGTCTTACCCGAACTGGATGACTCGTTTGCACACCTGATGGGCCCTTACGAAACCCTCGAAGCCCTTAAAAACGATATTCGCCAGCAACTGCTGAGCGGCAAGTTACAGGAATATCAACGGAATTACGTTGACAGGGTCGTGGACCGCCTGGTCGAAGGGGCTACCGTAAAGTATCCTCCCGTCATGGTTGAAGACGAGGTAGAACATTTGTTACGACATCTTGAGGAAGACTTGGGGAAACAGCAAATGGATCTGGAGGCTTACCTCAAAGCGCGGCAAATAACACGCGAAGAACTGATTGAGAAGGAAATCCGCCCTGCTGCTGAAGCCAATGTTAAGAGGAATCTGGTTCTGGAGGAATTTGCCCGCCAAGAACAGATTCAAATCAAGGCTTCCGAGATTCAAACCATCTACGATATTGCTCTGAATCAAGCGCGCACTGATAAAGAATTGCGGCAACTGGCAGGCAAGAGCATGAACACCAAACAACTTGCCGATACCATGGCGCGGATGAGCATTAATG of Anaerolinea thermophila UNI-1 contains these proteins:
- the tig gene encoding trigger factor: MKLEILDRDDHQKQIVAEFDSETLEKFKRQAARKISERTKIPGFRPGKAPYEMVRRIVGDGVILEEAIEILIDEAYPKILDETKIEPYGPGKLDEIISMEPPKFSFLIPLQPEVDLGNYREIREEYTPPEVADEDVEKILNRLRRRAGTAVPVERPAQQGDLVAIKMSAHLINPEEGQEKILIEENNFEMIAGVSEEHTDEEGYEWPFPGFVQELIGVSAGEKKVVKHTFSASDFSDDLAGQEAEFVFEVESVKEIVLPELDDSFAHLMGPYETLEALKNDIRQQLLSGKLQEYQRNYVDRVVDRLVEGATVKYPPVMVEDEVEHLLRHLEEDLGKQQMDLEAYLKARQITREELIEKEIRPAAEANVKRNLVLEEFARQEQIQIKASEIQTIYDIALNQARTDKELRQLAGKSMNTKQLADTMARMSINEIFNQRMINRLHAIATGKADEQPEATEEGSPSEEIGTTDTTESLEPSDEAKADASQPQA